The following are encoded together in the Candidatus Methylomirabilis oxygeniifera genome:
- a CDS encoding conserved hypothetical protein with ATP cone domain (Evidence 4 : Homologs of previously reported genes of unknown function) produces the protein MKCPYCGSLEEKVVDSREGKDGAVVRRRRQCQQCLKRFTTYERIEEIHFMVIKADGRREPFDRHKILSGLLKATQKRPVSVVQLEKIVDEIEGRLAEKAEREMPSAEIGELIMERLHEIDEVAYVRFASVYRQFKDVSQFVEEVKGLREGGRRRGAP, from the coding sequence GTGAAGTGTCCCTACTGCGGCAGTCTCGAAGAAAAGGTCGTCGATTCTCGCGAGGGCAAGGACGGTGCAGTCGTCCGTCGTCGCCGCCAATGCCAACAGTGCCTGAAGCGTTTCACCACCTATGAGCGGATCGAGGAGATCCACTTCATGGTCATTAAGGCGGACGGCCGTCGGGAACCGTTCGATCGGCACAAGATTCTGTCGGGATTGCTCAAGGCGACCCAGAAACGGCCGGTCAGCGTCGTTCAGCTTGAGAAGATCGTAGATGAGATTGAGGGCCGCCTCGCAGAGAAAGCGGAGCGAGAGATGCCTTCTGCTGAGATCGGTGAGCTGATTATGGAGCGGCTCCACGAGATCGATGAGGTGGCGTACGTCCGTTTCGCATCGGTGTATCGTCAGTTCAAGGACGTCAGTCAGTTTGTCGAGGAGGTTAAGGGTCTCCGAGAAGGGGGGAGGCGTCGGGGTGCCCCGTAA
- the hemA gene encoding Glutamyl-tRNA reductase (GluTR): MDIITLGLSHKTAPIELREKFHIPESELPEVLDELGGCGQILERMILSTCNRVETYAVVDDVEGARRFLIEFLAERQKLPPEAFESSLYLLTADQAIRHLFRVASSLDAMVVGESQILGQVKAAYAVALEREATGQILNALMDRALRVAKRVRTETGIATSAVSVSTAAIELAKKILGDLTGRTVMLIGAGKMSELSAKHLLADGVGTVLVTNRHFDRAVELAKRWGGRAVRYDFAKLEMLSADIIISSTGAPHQILSKDDFQEIIAQRHNRPIFVIDIAVPRDIDPAAGEIEHVYLYDLDDLKGVVEANLRERQREAELAEAMIDQEAKQFAEWLAGLHVVPTIVAMRKKVETIREEELQRIFTKLQDLTPEERHAISLMTGSIVNKILHDPTMELKRQSVSKEGHLYINVLRRLFGIGEE; encoded by the coding sequence ATGGACATTATTACCCTTGGTCTCAGCCACAAGACAGCGCCGATTGAACTCCGGGAGAAATTCCATATCCCGGAGTCGGAACTGCCGGAAGTCTTGGATGAGCTTGGCGGGTGCGGGCAGATCCTTGAGCGAATGATTCTCTCCACCTGCAACCGCGTGGAGACGTACGCTGTTGTGGACGATGTGGAGGGCGCTCGCCGGTTCCTCATAGAGTTCCTCGCCGAGCGACAGAAGCTTCCGCCGGAAGCCTTTGAGTCTTCTCTGTATCTGTTGACCGCTGACCAGGCTATCCGGCATCTCTTCCGGGTGGCGTCGAGTCTGGATGCGATGGTGGTCGGCGAGTCGCAGATCCTGGGCCAGGTGAAAGCGGCATACGCGGTTGCCCTCGAGCGGGAGGCTACGGGTCAGATCCTCAACGCCCTCATGGACAGGGCGTTGCGCGTCGCGAAGCGGGTTCGAACCGAGACCGGGATCGCCACCTCGGCCGTCTCAGTCTCGACCGCGGCGATCGAGCTGGCCAAGAAGATCTTGGGCGACCTGACGGGTCGTACGGTGATGCTGATCGGGGCCGGGAAGATGTCGGAGTTGTCGGCCAAGCATTTGCTGGCTGATGGCGTCGGCACGGTTCTCGTCACCAATCGGCATTTCGATCGCGCCGTCGAATTGGCAAAGCGGTGGGGCGGTCGGGCGGTCCGATATGATTTCGCTAAGCTGGAGATGCTTAGCGCCGATATCATCATCAGTTCGACCGGAGCCCCGCACCAGATCCTCTCTAAGGACGACTTCCAGGAGATCATCGCACAGCGCCATAACCGTCCGATCTTTGTGATCGACATCGCCGTTCCCCGTGACATCGACCCCGCGGCCGGCGAGATCGAGCATGTGTACCTGTATGATCTTGATGATCTCAAGGGGGTGGTAGAGGCCAACCTTCGAGAGCGGCAGCGCGAGGCAGAACTGGCGGAGGCGATGATCGACCAGGAGGCCAAGCAGTTTGCCGAGTGGCTTGCGGGTCTGCACGTTGTCCCGACGATCGTGGCCATGCGTAAGAAGGTCGAAACGATCCGCGAGGAGGAACTCCAAAGGATTTTTACGAAGCTGCAAGACTTGACGCCGGAGGAGCGTCATGCTATCTCCCTCATGACCGGCTCGATTGTGAATAAGATCCTGCACGATCCGACGATGGAGTTGAAGCGCCAGTCGGTCTCGAAAGAGGGCCATCTTTACATCAATGTATTGCGTCGGCTCTTCGGTATCGGGGAGGAGTAA
- the hemC gene encoding Porphobilinogen deaminase (PBG) (Hydroxymethylbilane synthase) (HMBS) (Pre-uroporphyrinogen synthase), with product MRSHTVKLGTRGSPLALCQAGLVTEELRRRWPDLDVTIVPIKTSGDKFLDVVLSQVGGKGLFVKEIEEALLDGRIDLAVHSLKDLPAELAPGLCEGAVMRREDPLDALVARNGLRFTDLPRGARIGTSSLRRQVQFLHCRPDLQIESLRGNVQTRLNKLETLGLEAVVLAAAGLIRLGLQDRITERLQPDLCLPAIGQGALVIEIREDDRQTAERVETLNHRETRQATTAERAFLRRLGGSCVTPIAAFGRLEGETLELTGMVAGLDGKRLLRQAVVGEAGAPEQVGQTLADRLLSAGAGEIIREVNAQLSEKRG from the coding sequence ATGCGTAGTCACACGGTGAAGCTGGGAACGCGGGGAAGTCCGCTGGCGCTGTGCCAGGCGGGACTGGTGACGGAAGAGCTGCGCCGGCGATGGCCCGATCTCGACGTGACCATCGTTCCTATTAAGACCTCCGGCGATAAGTTCCTTGATGTTGTCCTGTCACAGGTTGGCGGAAAAGGCCTCTTCGTCAAGGAGATCGAGGAGGCCCTGCTCGATGGCCGGATTGACCTTGCAGTCCATAGCCTGAAAGATCTGCCTGCGGAACTGGCGCCCGGTCTTTGCGAAGGAGCCGTCATGCGCCGCGAAGACCCGCTTGATGCGCTTGTGGCGAGGAACGGCCTTCGGTTCACAGACCTCCCGCGTGGAGCCAGGATCGGCACCAGCAGCCTCCGACGACAGGTTCAGTTCCTCCATTGTCGTCCGGATCTCCAGATCGAGTCGCTGCGCGGCAATGTACAAACGCGGCTGAACAAACTCGAGACGCTTGGCCTTGAGGCGGTGGTCCTGGCCGCCGCGGGCCTTATCCGCTTAGGGCTACAGGATCGGATTACCGAGCGCTTGCAGCCGGATCTGTGCCTGCCGGCCATCGGTCAAGGGGCCCTGGTCATCGAAATCCGGGAGGACGATCGGCAGACGGCTGAGCGTGTAGAGACGCTTAATCATCGCGAGACTCGGCAAGCGACGACGGCGGAACGAGCGTTCCTGCGGCGCCTGGGCGGAAGCTGCGTAACCCCGATTGCTGCCTTCGGCCGGCTTGAGGGCGAGACGCTCGAGCTGACCGGTATGGTTGCCGGTCTGGATGGTAAGCGACTGCTCAGGCAGGCCGTTGTGGGGGAGGCCGGCGCGCCTGAGCAGGTGGGGCAGACGCTGGCAGATCGACTGCTTTCAGCGGGAGCGGGTGAGATCATTCGAGAGGTGAACGCCCAGCTTTCAGAGAAGCGTGGATAA